In a single window of the Panthera leo isolate Ple1 chromosome A1, P.leo_Ple1_pat1.1, whole genome shotgun sequence genome:
- the HMGCR gene encoding 3-hydroxy-3-methylglutaryl-Coenzyme A reductase, with protein sequence MLSRLFRMHGLFVASHPWEVIVGTVTLTICMMSMNMFTGNDKICGWNYECPKFEEDVLSSDIIILTITRCIAILYIYFQFQNLRQLGSKYILGIAGLFTIFSSFVFSTVVIHFLDKELTGLNEALPFFLLLIDLSRASALAKFALSSNSQDEVRENIARGMAILGPTFTLDALVECLVIGVGTMSGVRQLEIMCCFGCMSVLANYFVFMTFFPACVSLVLELSRESREGRPIWQLSHFARVLEEEENKPNPVTQRVKMIMSLGLVLVHAHSRWIADPSPQNSTAENSKVSLGLDESVSKRIEPSVSLWQFYLSKMISMDIEQVITLSLALLLAVKYIFFEQAETESTLSLKNPITSPVVTPKKVPDDCCRREPILVRNSQKFHAVEEETRINRERKVEVIKPLVAETDTSSRATFVVGNSSLLDTSLELEAQEPDIELPIEPRPNEECLQILGNAEKGAKFLSDAEIIQLVNAKHIPAYKLETLMETHERGVSIRRQLLSRKLPEPSSLQYLPYRNYNYSSVMGTCCENVIGYMPIPVGVAGPLCLDGKEYQVPMATTEGCLVASTNRGCRAIGLGGGASSRILADGMTRGPVVRLPRACDSAEVKAWLETPEGFTVIKEAFDSTSRFARLQKLHMSMAGRNLYIRFQSRSGDAMGMNMISKGTEKALSKLHEYFPEMQILAVSGNYCTDKKPAAINWIEGRGKSVVCEAVIPAKVVREVLKTTTEAMIEVNINKNLVGSAMAGSIGGYNAHAANIVTAIYIACGQDAAQNVGSSNCITLMEASGPTNEDLYISCTMPSIEIGTVGGGTNLLPQQACLQMLGVQGACKDNPGENARQLARIVCGTVMAGELSLMAALAAGHLVKSHMIHNRSKINLQDLQGTGTKNAA encoded by the exons ATGTTGTCAAGACTTTTCCGAATGCATGGCCTTTTTGTGGCCTCCCATCCCTGGGAAGTCATAGTGGGGACGGTGACACTGACCATCTGTATGATGTCCATGAACATGTTTACTGGTAACGATAAGATCTGTGGTTGGAATTATGAGTGTCCCAAGTTTGAAGAG GATGTTTTAAGCAGTGACATCATAATTCTGACAATAACACGATGCATAGCGATCCTGTATATTTACTTCCAGTTCCAGAATTTACGTCAACTtggatcaaaatatattttgg GTATTGCTGGCCTCTTCACGATTTTCTCAAGTTTCGTATTCAGTACGGTTGTCATTCATTTCTTGGATAAAGAATTGACAGGCTTGAA TGAAGCTTTgccctttttcctgcttttgattGACCTTTCCAGAGCAAGTGCACTAGCAAAGTTTGCCCTCAGTTCCAACTCACag GATGAAGTGCGGGAAAATATCGCTCGTGGAATGGCAATTTTAGGTCCCACGTTCACCCTTGATGCCCTTGTAGAATGTCTTGTGATTGGAGTTGGAACCATGTCAG GGGTGCGTCAACTTGAGATTATGTGCTGCTTTGGCTGCATGTCAGTTCTTGCCAACTACTTTGTGTTCATGACTTTCTTCCCAGCTTGCGTTTCCTTGGTTTTAGAG CTTTCTCGGGAAAGCCGTGAGGGTCGTCCGATTTGGCAGCTGAGCCATTTTGCTCGAgttttagaagaagaagaaaataagccaaATCCTGTTACTCAGAGAGTTAAGATGATTATG tctctaGGCTTGGTTCTTGTTCATGCGCACAGTCGCTGGATAGCTGATCCTTCGCCTCAAAACAGTACGGCAGAAAATTCTAAGGTTTCTTTAGGATTGGATGAAAGTGTGTCCAAGAGAATTGAACCAAGTGTTTCCCTCTGGCAGTTTTATCTCTCTAA aatGATCAGCATGGATATTGAACAAGTTATTACCCTTAGTTTAGCTCTCCTTCTGGCTGTCAAGTACATCTTCTTTGAACAAGCTGAGACAGAATCTACACTCTCATTAAAAAACCCTATCACGTCTCCTGTAGTGACCCCCAAAAAAGTCCCAGATGATTGTTGTAGACGTGAACCTATACTGGTCAGAAATAGCCAGAAATTCCATGCAGTGGAGGAAGAGACCAggataaacagagaaagaaaag TTGAGGTCATAAAACCCTTAGTGGCAGAAACTGACACCTCCAGCAGAGCTACATTTGTGGTTGGTAACTCTTCCTTACTTGATACTTCACTGGAACTAGAGGCACAGGAACCTGACATTGAACTTCCCATCGAGCCTCGGCCTAATGAAGAATGTCTACAGATACTTGGGAATGCAGAG aaagGTGCAAAATTCCTTAGTGATGCTGAGATCATCCAATTAGTTAATGCTAAGCATATCCCAGCTTACAAGTTGGAAACTCTGATGGAAACCCATGAACGAGGTGTATCTATTCGCCGACAGTTACTGTCCAGAAAACTTCCAGAGCCTTCTTCTCTCCAGTATCTACCTTACAGGAACTATAATTACTCCTCG GTGATGGGAACTTGTTGTGAGAATGTTATTGGATATATGCCCATCCCTGTTGGGGTGGCAGGACCTCTGTGCTTGGATGGAAAAGAATACCAGGTGCCGATGGCGACAACAGAAGGTTGTCTTGTGGCCAGCACTAACAGAGGCTGCAGAGCAATAGGT CTTGGTGGAGGTGCCAGCAGCCGAATCCTTGCAGATGGGATGACCCGTGGCCCAGTGGTGCGTCTCCCCCGTGCTTGTGACTCCGCAGAGGTGAAGGCCTGGCTGGAGACACCTGAAGGGTTCACAGTGATAAAGGAGGCTTTTGACAGTACTAGCAG ATTTGCACGTTTACAGAAACTTCATATGAGTATGGCTGGTCGCAACCTTTATATCCGTTTCCAGTCCAGGTCAGGTGATGCCATGGGGATGAACATGATTTCAAAG ggcacagagaaggcacTTTCGAAACTTCATGAGTATTTCCCTGAAATGCAGATTCTAGCAGTCAGCGGTAACTATTGTACTGACAAGAAACCTGCTGCTATAAATTGGatagagggaagagggaagtctGTGGTTTGTGAAGCTGTCATTCCAGCCAAGGTTGTCAGAGAA GTATTAAAGACGACTACGGAAGCTATGATTGAGGTCAACATTAATAAGAATCTGGTGGGCTCTGCCATGGCCGGGAGCATTGGAGGTTACAACGCCCATGCGGCGAACATCGTAACCGCCATCTACATTGCCTGTGGACAG gatgCAGCACAGAATGTTGGTAGTTCAAACTGTATTACTTTGATGGAAGCAAGCGGCCCCACGAATGAAGATCTGTATATCAGCTGCACCATGCCGTCTATAGAAATAGGAACTGTGGGCGGTGGGACCAACCTGCTCCCTCAGCAAGCTTGTTTGCAG ATGCTAGGTGTTCAAGGAGCATGCAAAGACAACCCTGGGGAAAATGCCCGGCAGCTTGCCAGGATCGTGTGCGGTACAGTAATGGCCGGGGAATTGTCACTGATGGCAGCGTTGGCAGCCGGACATCTTGTCAAAAGTCACATGATTCACAACAG GTCAAAGATAAATTTACAAGACCTCCAAGGAACTGGCACTAAAAACGCTGCTTGA